A genomic region of Candidatus Neomarinimicrobiota bacterium contains the following coding sequences:
- a CDS encoding amidohydrolase family protein, with protein WKKFYQVWMQFLNEYKNAGGRVTTGSDSGFIYKLYGFGFVEEMELLQEAGFHPLEVVRAATLHGAETLHKPLGTPVNFGMVKKGMLADLVIVDENPLANFKVLYGTGAIKINEKNEVVRVGGVKYTIKDGIVYDAKQLLKDVENMVKKAKRRDGDLKKY; from the coding sequence TGGAAAAAATTCTACCAAGTATGGATGCAATTCTTAAATGAATACAAAAATGCTGGTGGCCGAGTAACTACCGGTTCTGATAGTGGATTCATTTATAAACTTTATGGATTTGGGTTTGTTGAAGAAATGGAATTGTTGCAAGAAGCTGGTTTCCATCCGCTGGAAGTGGTGCGAGCAGCAACCCTTCATGGTGCGGAAACACTCCATAAACCATTGGGGACACCTGTAAATTTTGGAATGGTGAAAAAGGGGATGTTGGCAGACCTTGTTATTGTGGATGAAAACCCCCTTGCAAATTTCAAGGTTCTCTACGGAACCGGCGCAATCAAGATCAATGAGAAGAATGAAGTGGTTCGTGTGGGCGGTGTGAAATACACCATTAAAGACGGCATCGTTTATGATGCCAAACAGCTTTTGAAAGATGTGGAAAATATGGTCAAAAAGGCCAAACGTCGTGATGGTGACCTAAAGAAATATTAA